Genomic segment of Synechococcales cyanobacterium T60_A2020_003:
AGCACCCACAACCATATCGACACGCTGACCACCTTTAAAAATCATCAGAGTGGGAATGCTACGAATGCCGTACTGGCTCGCCACGGCTGGATTTTCATCGGTGTTAACCTTAACAACTTTAACTTGACCCGAATATTGCTCAGAGATTTCGTCAACGACAGGAGCAACCATTCGGCAAGGACCACACCACGGTGCCCAAAAATCGACCAGAACAGGGAGCTCGCTCTCAAGAACTTCTT
This window contains:
- the trxA gene encoding thioredoxin, which translates into the protein MSEAAQVTDSTFKQEVLESELPVLVDFWAPWCGPCRMVAPVVDEISEQYSGQVKVVKVNTDENPAVASQYGIRSIPTLMIFKGGQRVDMVVGAVPKMTLANTLEKYL